CTCCAGTTCCAACGGCTCCAGCGTCGCCGCATTGACCAACCTGCAACTCAAGGAATTCGGCACCGCCAATCCGATCAACACCAATCGCCAACTCTGGTCGCAAACCATCACCGGCATCAACCAGGCCAAGACCGTCGCCTCCATCACATTCAATTCCACCAACAGCTCCGGCGACCCCGATGCCCACTTCGGCGTCTATGCCCTCACCAGCACCAGCAGCAAGTATCTCACCCTCGACCTCTCCGGCTCGTTCAACCGCGACACCATCGCCATCGACAATGCCGAACCGACCGGCAACGGCTATCGCAGCGCCGGCCAGGGTTTCATCACCACCAATCACAACCAACTCGGCAACTCCCCCAACATCCCGCCCACCGGCGAACTCATCGCCGGCAACGTCGTGCCCTTCCAGGTCGGCCCCTTCGACAGCCCCAACACCGTGCAGAACAACACGCTGATCCTCGACGTCGACAACAACAACGGCGACGGCGTCTTCGATAACGCCACGATCGACATCGCCAATCAGGCCGCCGAGCAGGTCTCCGTGCTCTTCTCCGCCGTCGGCTTCAATAACTTCACCGGCACGCCCACCAATCCCAACAACAACGGCTTCATCACAATTCACTACACCACCGGCGCGGATGACGTCTTCGAATGGGACGTCGCCGACTCCGATGGGAACAACAAACTCGTCTCCGGCGGCGCGCTCGACGCCTTCACCGGCACGATCGACCTGTTCGACACCAACAGCAATTCGCTCGTCGCCACCAATCGTCACATGTGGTACCAGACGTTCACCGTCGATCCGACCCGCGTCATCGACACGATCAATCTGAGCGTCAACGGCGTCAAGGACGGCTCGGGCACCGACGCCGAGTTCGGCATCTACGCCGTCACGCTCACCGTCCCCGAACCCGCAAGCGCCGCGCTGATGGCGCTGTTGTTCGCCCCGCTCGTCCGTCGCCGCCGTTGATACAACCGCCGAAAGCTCAGGGATGGCCATCCCCTGAGCTTTCATGAGCCCCGGAAACGCCGATGCGTAAAAACGCCTTTACACTGATTGAACTCCTCGTCGTCGTGAGTATCATCGCGCTGCTGATCGCGATTCTGCTGCCGAGTCTGGAGCGCGCCCGCGCCGCCGCGAAGCTGACGACGTGCGCCGCCAATCTCAAACAGATCGGCACCGGCTTCGTGCTCTATGGTCACGACAATCGCGACAAGTTCATCGACTACGCCACCGGCAGCGCGATGGTCTACGGCGGGCGGGCCGGAACATGGGGCGGATACGGCGCTCCGTCATGGACCCCCGCCAAACGACCGCTCAACAAGTATGTCGGCGTCGGCTACGGCACGCCCGACGATGCCGAAGTCCCGCTCTTCCGATGCCCCTCCGACATGGGTCACGGCCCCGGCGGCACCTACGCCTTCCCCACCGTCAAGGTCTACTACGACGTCGGCAGCTCCTATCCTTACAACGTCGGCCCGATCACCAGCGTCCCCCCCACCGCTTCGTCCACACTCCGCGGCAATACCTTCGCCAACATCAAGCGCCCGTCCTTCGTGCTGCTCTCCGGCGATCACCCGATCCACAACTACATCAGCGAAGGCGACCGCCGCGAATACTGGCACGATCCGCTCAAACTCACCGCCAATGTCCTCTACGTCGATTCGCACGTTGCCTATCAGCCCGTCACGCGCGGCAACGTCACGGACAATTACAGTTGGCTCGCCGATTATTGAAACCTCCACCCGTTGATCGATTATCATGATGCTGATGACGACCCGCCCAACCCGCCGCCGATTTTGTCAATCCGTCCTCGCCTCTGTCGCCGCGCTCGGCCTGCCGCGCGGATCGTTCGCCGACACCTCCGCCTTCAAACTCCGCTACATCCTCGCCTCCGCCATGTACGGCACGACCGCGCTTGCGGACATCCTCCCCGAGGTGCACAAGGCCGGCGCGACCGCACTGGACATCTGGCCCAAGCCGCACGGCAACCAGCGCGAGCAGGT
This window of the Planctomycetota bacterium genome carries:
- a CDS encoding prepilin-type N-terminal cleavage/methylation domain-containing protein, which encodes MRKNAFTLIELLVVVSIIALLIAILLPSLERARAAAKLTTCAANLKQIGTGFVLYGHDNRDKFIDYATGSAMVYGGRAGTWGGYGAPSWTPAKRPLNKYVGVGYGTPDDAEVPLFRCPSDMGHGPGGTYAFPTVKVYYDVGSSYPYNVGPITSVPPTASSTLRGNTFANIKRPSFVLLSGDHPIHNYISEGDRREYWHDPLKLTANVLYVDSHVAYQPVTRGNVTDNYSWLADY